A DNA window from Selenomonas sp. oral taxon 126 contains the following coding sequences:
- a CDS encoding Maf family protein yields the protein MFILASASPRRRALLRQIGASFVSITPAVDEVKDGERPRDAVICNALMKARKVAEEYPDHAVLGADTAVVLNGMAFGKPKDAEDARHMLSQLEGRQHTVLTGIAWVVDGREYTDAAETTVRFAPMTDAEIAAYVATGEPMGKAGAYAIQGRAAIYVEELHGSFSNVVGLPLHAVAALARTAGIAMEADDEPA from the coding sequence ATGTTTATTCTTGCGTCTGCATCGCCCAGACGGCGTGCACTCCTGCGGCAGATCGGGGCATCGTTCGTCTCGATCACGCCCGCCGTGGATGAGGTAAAGGATGGGGAGCGCCCGCGCGATGCCGTGATCTGCAACGCGCTCATGAAGGCGCGCAAGGTCGCCGAGGAGTACCCCGATCACGCCGTGCTTGGGGCGGATACGGCCGTCGTGCTGAACGGCATGGCGTTCGGCAAGCCGAAGGATGCGGAGGATGCGCGCCATATGCTCTCACAGCTCGAGGGGCGGCAGCATACGGTGCTCACGGGGATTGCGTGGGTCGTGGATGGGCGCGAATACACGGATGCGGCGGAGACCACGGTGCGTTTCGCTCCGATGACGGATGCGGAGATTGCCGCCTACGTTGCGACGGGCGAGCCGATGGGCAAGGCGGGCGCGTATGCGATTCAGGGGCGCGCGGCAATCTACGTCGAGGAGCTGCACGGCTCGTTCTCGAATGTGGTCGGGCTGCCGCTCCACGCCGTTGCGGCGCTTGCACGCACGGCGGGCATCGCGATGGAGGCTGATGATGAACCTGCGTGA
- the radC gene encoding RadC family protein: MNLRDLPAGELPRERLITRGAGALSDAELLAILLRTGRAGENVLEVARGIVARFRETGLHEILAMPCAEFARIPGIGTAKAATVLAALELGRRAQQTAKSRPRIREGADVAALLRPRFRAEKREHFLVLPLTAKNEVLMVADVSVGTLTNTLVHPREVFEPPIRCGAAHIILVHNHPSGDPAPSAEDHRLTRVLKDAGALLGIPVTDHVILGGDAFFSFSEEGML; the protein is encoded by the coding sequence ATGAACCTGCGTGACCTGCCGGCGGGCGAGCTGCCGCGCGAGCGCCTGATTACGCGCGGCGCAGGGGCGCTGAGCGACGCTGAGCTGCTTGCGATCCTCCTCAGAACGGGGCGCGCGGGCGAGAATGTGCTCGAGGTGGCGCGCGGCATTGTTGCGCGGTTCCGCGAGACGGGGCTGCATGAGATCCTTGCGATGCCCTGCGCCGAGTTCGCCCGCATCCCGGGCATCGGCACGGCAAAGGCGGCGACCGTGCTCGCCGCGCTCGAGCTTGGACGACGCGCGCAGCAGACTGCGAAGAGCCGCCCGCGCATCCGTGAGGGGGCGGACGTGGCGGCGCTGCTGCGCCCGCGCTTTCGCGCGGAGAAGCGCGAGCATTTCCTCGTCCTGCCGCTCACTGCGAAGAATGAGGTGCTGATGGTTGCGGATGTGTCCGTGGGCACGCTCACGAACACGCTCGTGCATCCGCGCGAGGTGTTCGAGCCGCCGATCCGCTGCGGCGCGGCGCATATCATCCTCGTGCACAACCACCCGAGCGGAGATCCCGCCCCGAGCGCGGAGGATCACCGCCTCACGCGCGTGCTGAAGGATGCGGGCGCGCTCCTCGGCATCCCTGTGACCGATCATGTGATCCTCGGGGGCGACGCGTTCTTTAGCTTTTCCGAGGAAGGGATGCTGTAG
- a CDS encoding universal stress protein, whose translation MMSKIKKILVPVDGSVNGCKAVDEALFFAEKCDAELDFVYVASNINKDIPSHIVFDRIWEKLSGDRKARKHVKSGHIARSILEVADEEGSDIIIMGSRGLGLLKGVLIGSVSQKVIEESKIPVMVVK comes from the coding sequence ATGATGAGCAAGATCAAAAAGATCCTCGTTCCGGTCGATGGATCGGTCAATGGCTGCAAGGCGGTCGATGAGGCTCTGTTCTTTGCGGAGAAATGCGATGCGGAGCTGGACTTCGTCTATGTTGCGAGCAACATCAACAAGGACATTCCGAGTCACATCGTCTTTGACCGCATCTGGGAAAAGCTCTCGGGCGACCGCAAGGCGCGCAAGCACGTCAAGAGCGGGCACATCGCCAGGAGCATTCTCGAAGTTGCAGACGAGGAGGGCAGCGATATCATTATCATGGGCAGCCGCGGACTCGGGCTCCTCAAGGGCGTTCTCATCGGCAGCGTCAGTCAGAAGGTGATCGAGGAGTCGAAGATCCCCGTCATGGTCGTCAAGTAG
- a CDS encoding deoxyguanosinetriphosphate triphosphohydrolase, with protein sequence MTVRERLEAQEDALLSPLAARSKDAKRSHPMEECPFRTKFQRDRDRILHSKSFRRLKHKTQVYIVAGDHYRTRMTHTLEVAQISRTIARGLMLNEDLTEAIALGHDVGHTPFGHAGEAVVEEITGHFAHNEQSLRMVEVLERGGHGLNLTGAVRDGILNHTGKGIPTTFEGRIVRIADRIAYLCHDYDDSIRAGLLTPGELPAEVRDAFGTDTSAMITSMVSDMIVTSETRGDAALSDEVQHVMDTFRTFMFERIYHSKTLAHERAQAGFVLRALMDHFTVYFHTLPPEFIAREERWGREQCVVDYVAGLTDSYAVALFREIYIPPVDQMTIKPI encoded by the coding sequence TTGACCGTTCGGGAGCGGCTTGAGGCGCAGGAGGATGCACTCCTCTCTCCGTTGGCGGCGCGGAGCAAAGACGCAAAGCGCAGTCATCCGATGGAGGAGTGCCCCTTCCGCACGAAATTTCAACGGGATCGCGACCGCATTCTGCACTCGAAATCGTTCCGTCGGCTCAAGCACAAGACGCAGGTCTATATCGTTGCGGGCGATCACTACCGCACGCGCATGACGCACACGCTCGAGGTGGCGCAGATCTCGCGCACGATTGCGCGCGGACTCATGCTGAACGAGGATCTGACGGAGGCGATTGCGCTCGGGCACGATGTCGGACACACGCCATTCGGACACGCGGGCGAGGCGGTTGTAGAGGAGATCACGGGGCATTTTGCCCACAACGAGCAGAGTCTGCGCATGGTCGAGGTGTTGGAGCGCGGCGGGCATGGGCTGAATCTCACGGGCGCGGTGCGCGACGGCATTCTGAACCATACGGGCAAGGGCATACCGACGACGTTCGAGGGGCGGATTGTGCGCATTGCCGACCGGATTGCCTACCTCTGCCACGACTACGACGACAGCATCCGCGCAGGGCTGCTGACGCCCGGGGAGCTGCCCGCCGAGGTGCGCGATGCGTTCGGCACGGATACGTCTGCGATGATTACGAGCATGGTGTCGGATATGATTGTCACCTCGGAGACGCGCGGCGACGCGGCACTCTCGGATGAGGTGCAGCATGTCATGGATACGTTCCGCACGTTTATGTTCGAGCGCATCTACCACTCCAAGACGCTCGCACACGAGCGCGCACAGGCGGGCTTTGTTCTGCGCGCCCTCATGGATCATTTCACCGTGTATTTCCACACGCTTCCGCCCGAGTTCATCGCGCGCGAGGAGCGCTGGGGGCGGGAGCAGTGCGTCGTGGACTATGTGGCGGGGCTGACGGACAGCTATGCCGTCGCGCTCTTCCGTGAGATCTACATCCCGCCCGTGGATCAGATGACGATCAAACCGATCTAG
- the dnaG gene encoding DNA primase, protein MRDPRMEAFVQQVRAQTDILAVVQGYVPLKRKGNRYWGCCPFHNEKTASFSVVPADGFFYCFGCHAGGDAFKFISLIEHITPFEAILRQAELLGIEKPERQRDPREEARLRELDDLRKVNALARDFFHNCLTVTRYGAAGKAYLAGRGITDEAIARYGIGFAPDAWSKLSDAFRRRGISEHILVTAGLAVKRERGEGVYDRFRNRVIIPIADERGRVVAFGGRTLGDAQPKYLNTAETPVFNKRKLLFGLDRAHRAIASEGAAIVVEGYMDAIAAWEAGVTNVVATLGTSFTSDHAALLLRRAPRIVFCYDSDAAGQEATLRALAAVRGRAAEVRVLLLPDGKDPDEYVRTHGAEAFRALVETAVPAPSFRLRHVRTRMTDTVEGRRAALREMLPVLAELDEVTRAAYVRQTAAELFLDEGIVTDALRRFLRQGGAEQVQSAAPQRMPVRQVDHALRRAGREIIAAIWRDSSLLTEILSFVPMEDFPDEFIAQLLQTMAAHLDAGGILDADFIAAQPTATGDELTRAIVEEGRTEASYREALGMLRRACLAHALARHTRRAEEMMQEGKEGYIDELNEVKRIQDEIARENLHE, encoded by the coding sequence ATGCGTGACCCAAGGATGGAGGCCTTTGTGCAGCAGGTGCGCGCGCAGACCGACATCCTTGCCGTCGTGCAGGGCTATGTCCCGCTGAAGCGCAAGGGCAACCGCTACTGGGGCTGCTGCCCCTTCCACAACGAAAAGACTGCGTCGTTCTCCGTCGTGCCCGCCGACGGCTTCTTCTACTGCTTCGGCTGCCACGCGGGCGGTGACGCGTTCAAATTCATCTCGCTCATAGAGCACATCACGCCGTTCGAGGCGATCCTGCGTCAGGCGGAGCTGCTCGGCATCGAAAAGCCCGAGCGGCAGCGCGACCCGCGCGAGGAGGCACGTCTCAGGGAGCTGGACGATCTGCGCAAGGTGAATGCGCTTGCCCGTGATTTCTTTCACAACTGTCTCACCGTGACGCGCTACGGCGCGGCGGGCAAGGCGTACCTCGCGGGGCGCGGCATCACGGACGAGGCGATTGCGCGCTATGGCATTGGCTTCGCGCCCGACGCGTGGTCAAAGCTCTCCGATGCGTTTCGAAGGCGCGGTATCTCCGAGCACATCCTCGTAACGGCGGGGCTTGCCGTGAAACGTGAGCGCGGCGAGGGCGTGTACGACCGCTTCCGCAACCGCGTCATCATCCCGATTGCGGATGAACGTGGGCGCGTTGTCGCCTTCGGCGGGCGCACGCTCGGCGACGCGCAGCCGAAATACCTCAATACGGCGGAGACCCCCGTATTCAACAAGCGAAAGCTCCTCTTTGGACTCGACCGTGCGCACCGTGCGATTGCGAGCGAGGGGGCGGCAATCGTCGTCGAGGGCTATATGGACGCGATTGCCGCGTGGGAGGCGGGTGTCACGAACGTCGTTGCGACGCTTGGCACCTCGTTCACGAGCGATCACGCCGCGTTGCTCCTGCGCCGTGCGCCGCGCATCGTCTTCTGCTATGACAGCGATGCTGCGGGGCAGGAGGCGACCCTGCGCGCCCTCGCAGCTGTGCGCGGGCGTGCGGCAGAGGTGCGCGTGCTCCTCCTGCCCGACGGCAAAGACCCTGACGAATACGTCCGCACGCATGGCGCGGAGGCGTTCCGCGCCCTCGTGGAGACAGCTGTCCCTGCGCCCTCATTCCGTCTGCGCCACGTGCGCACGCGTATGACGGACACTGTGGAGGGGCGGCGTGCCGCGCTCAGGGAGATGCTGCCCGTGCTCGCGGAGCTGGACGAGGTCACGCGCGCCGCCTATGTGAGGCAGACGGCGGCGGAGCTCTTTCTCGATGAGGGGATCGTGACGGATGCCCTGCGCCGCTTTTTGCGGCAGGGCGGTGCGGAGCAGGTGCAGAGCGCCGCGCCGCAGCGCATGCCCGTGCGGCAGGTCGATCATGCCCTGCGCCGCGCAGGGCGCGAGATCATTGCGGCAATTTGGCGTGATTCTTCGCTTCTCACCGAAATTTTATCTTTCGTTCCGATGGAGGATTTTCCCGACGAATTCATCGCGCAGCTGCTCCAAACGATGGCGGCACATCTCGATGCGGGCGGTATTTTGGACGCGGACTTTATCGCCGCACAGCCTACAGCGACGGGGGATGAGCTCACCCGCGCCATCGTCGAGGAGGGGCGTACGGAGGCGTCCTATCGGGAGGCTCTGGGGATGCTCAGACGTGCCTGTCTGGCACATGCACTTGCACGGCACACACGCCGCGCCGAGGAGATGATGCAAGAAGGAAAAGAGGGCTATATTGACGAATTAAACGAAGTGAAGAGAATACAGGATGAGATCGCCCGTGAAAATTTGCACGAATGA
- the rpoD gene encoding RNA polymerase sigma factor RpoD: protein MQTAAARIERDEMTGMGNISELLAKGKANGGTLTCGELIEVFGVWNMTPDDMDGLYQQLSDESIEIVDDTAVGEGSDDEVLEPVDELDKDVEEVEIDLSVPEGISLDDPVRMYLKEIGRVPLLTAEEEVELARRMEAGDERARHRLEEANLRLVVSIAKRYVGRGMLFLDLIQEGNLGLLKAVEKFDYSKGYKFSTYATWWIRQAITRAIADQARTIRIPVHMVETINKYIRISRQLLQELGRDPTPDEVAKHMGLNTARVREIMKIAQEPVSLETPIGEEEDSHLGDFIEDEAALDPADAASMMLLKEQIADVLKTLAPREAEVLRLRFGLEDGRSRTLEEVGQNFGVTRERIRQIEAKALRKLRHPVRLRKLQGNIDL from the coding sequence ATGCAGACGGCAGCAGCACGGATCGAACGGGATGAAATGACGGGAATGGGAAATATCAGCGAACTTTTGGCAAAGGGGAAGGCGAACGGCGGGACACTCACCTGCGGCGAACTCATTGAGGTCTTTGGCGTATGGAACATGACCCCCGACGATATGGACGGACTCTATCAGCAGCTCAGCGATGAGAGCATCGAGATTGTGGACGATACGGCGGTCGGCGAGGGCAGTGATGACGAGGTCCTCGAACCCGTTGATGAACTAGATAAGGATGTGGAGGAGGTCGAGATCGACCTCAGCGTCCCCGAGGGCATCTCACTGGACGATCCCGTGCGCATGTACCTCAAGGAGATCGGCCGCGTTCCCCTGCTGACTGCAGAGGAGGAGGTCGAGCTCGCACGGCGTATGGAGGCGGGCGACGAGCGCGCACGCCATCGTCTCGAGGAGGCGAATCTGCGCCTCGTTGTGAGCATCGCAAAGCGCTACGTCGGGCGCGGCATGCTCTTTCTCGACCTCATACAGGAGGGCAACCTCGGGCTCCTCAAGGCGGTTGAGAAATTTGACTACAGCAAGGGCTACAAGTTCAGCACATATGCAACGTGGTGGATACGGCAGGCGATTACGCGTGCGATTGCCGATCAGGCGCGCACAATCCGCATCCCCGTGCACATGGTCGAGACGATCAACAAGTATATCCGCATTTCGCGGCAGCTGCTGCAGGAGCTCGGGCGCGACCCCACACCCGACGAGGTGGCGAAGCATATGGGGCTGAACACGGCGCGCGTGCGCGAGATCATGAAGATCGCGCAGGAGCCGGTGTCGCTCGAGACACCCATCGGCGAGGAGGAGGACTCCCACCTCGGCGACTTTATCGAGGATGAGGCAGCACTCGATCCTGCGGATGCGGCATCGATGATGCTGCTCAAGGAGCAGATTGCAGACGTGCTGAAGACGCTCGCGCCGCGCGAAGCGGAGGTCTTGCGTCTGCGCTTCGGGCTCGAGGACGGACGTTCGCGTACGCTCGAAGAGGTCGGGCAGAATTTTGGCGTGACGCGCGAGCGCATCCGCCAGATTGAGGCAAAGGCGCTCAGGAAGCTCCGGCATCCCGTGCGTCTGCGTAAATTACAGGGGAACATTGATCTTTGA
- the rpoD gene encoding RNA polymerase sigma factor RpoD, protein MTEGTEQPKAPGADIIERLLAKGKKNGGTLTYGELIDALQKQDMSPDEMDDMYQRFSDEGVEIVDDVPSTTVEEPVDDDPPEKEEEVEIDLTVPEGISLDDPVRMYLKEIGHVPLLTAEEEVELAQRMEAGDESARHRLEEANLRLVVSIAKRYVGRGMLFLDLIQEGNLGLLKAVEKFDYSKGYKFSTYATWWIRQAITRAIADQARTIRIPVHMVETINKLIRISRQLLQELGRDPRPEEIAKEMGISVARVHEIMKIAQEPVSLETPIGEEEDSHLGDFIEDEAAPAPAEAASFMLLREQLEEVLETLTDREKNVLRLRFGLEDGRSRTLEEVGQSFGVTRERIRQIEAKALRKLRHPSRSKVLRDFLE, encoded by the coding sequence ATGACAGAGGGGACGGAGCAGCCAAAAGCGCCGGGCGCCGACATCATTGAACGCCTGCTTGCCAAGGGCAAGAAGAACGGCGGCACGCTGACGTATGGCGAACTCATAGACGCACTGCAAAAACAGGATATGTCCCCCGACGAAATGGACGATATGTACCAGCGCTTCAGCGACGAGGGGGTTGAGATTGTCGATGATGTGCCGAGTACGACAGTAGAAGAACCCGTGGACGACGATCCTCCCGAGAAGGAGGAGGAGGTCGAGATCGATCTCACCGTGCCCGAGGGCATCTCTCTCGACGACCCCGTCCGCATGTATCTGAAGGAAATAGGGCATGTGCCTCTGCTGACAGCGGAGGAGGAGGTCGAACTCGCGCAGCGCATGGAGGCGGGCGACGAGAGTGCGCGGCATCGGCTCGAGGAGGCGAATCTGCGCCTCGTTGTGAGCATCGCAAAGCGCTACGTCGGGCGCGGCATGCTCTTTCTCGATCTCATCCAGGAGGGCAACCTCGGGCTCCTCAAGGCGGTTGAGAAATTTGACTACAGCAAGGGCTACAAGTTCAGCACGTACGCAACGTGGTGGATTCGTCAGGCGATTACGCGTGCGATTGCCGATCAGGCGCGCACAATCCGCATCCCTGTGCACATGGTCGAGACGATCAACAAGCTCATCCGCATCTCCCGCCAGCTCCTGCAGGAGCTTGGACGTGACCCGCGCCCCGAGGAGATTGCAAAGGAGATGGGCATCAGCGTCGCGCGCGTCCACGAGATCATGAAGATCGCGCAGGAGCCGGTCTCGCTTGAGACGCCGATCGGCGAGGAGGAGGACTCCCACCTCGGCGACTTCATCGAGGATGAGGCGGCACCCGCGCCCGCAGAGGCTGCATCGTTCATGCTCCTCAGAGAACAGCTTGAGGAGGTCTTGGAGACTCTCACTGACCGCGAGAAGAATGTCCTGCGTCTGCGCTTCGGGCTCGAGGATGGGCGCTCGCGTACGCTCGAGGAGGTCGGGCAGAGCTTCGGCGTGACGCGCGAGCGCATCCGCCAGATTGAGGCAAAGGCGCTCAGGAAGCTGCGCCATCCGAGCCGCAGCAAGGTGTTGCGGGATTTCCTTGAGTAG
- a CDS encoding SAM-dependent methyltransferase: MQLDARLAAIAAFVPHGTVLADIGGDHAYLAATLVMEGIAPRAVVG; encoded by the coding sequence ATGCAGCTCGATGCGCGTCTCGCGGCGATTGCCGCATTCGTCCCGCACGGTACCGTGCTCGCGGACATCGGCGGCGATCACGCCTATCTCGCCGCAACCCTCGTCATGGAGGGCATCGCCCCGCGCGCCGTCGTCGGC
- a CDS encoding tRNA (adenine(22)-N(1))-methyltransferase, with product VGAQRLTREIDVRQGDGLSVLAPGEAESIVIAGMGGALITEILSGAPDVLAHVQTLVLQPMNSAARLRRWLYENGWNIVDETLARASGRLYEIIRAEHGACEMPDEVLLSIGAKLFEKRDPLLREHIMAQIEKCTRAAEGMGASPAARQSAAYRETVSQIAALRTMLVLL from the coding sequence GTCGGCGCACAGCGCCTCACGCGCGAGATCGACGTGCGGCAGGGCGACGGCCTGTCCGTCCTCGCGCCGGGCGAGGCGGAGTCTATCGTCATTGCAGGCATGGGCGGCGCGCTCATCACAGAGATTCTCTCGGGCGCGCCCGATGTCCTCGCGCACGTGCAGACCCTCGTCCTCCAACCCATGAACAGCGCGGCACGGCTGCGCCGCTGGCTCTATGAAAACGGCTGGAACATCGTGGACGAGACGCTTGCACGCGCAAGCGGTCGGCTCTATGAGATCATCCGCGCCGAGCACGGTGCGTGCGAGATGCCCGACGAGGTGCTGCTCTCCATCGGGGCAAAGCTGTTTGAAAAGCGTGATCCTCTCCTCAGGGAACATATCATGGCGCAGATTGAAAAGTGTACGCGTGCAGCTGAGGGCATGGGGGCAAGTCCCGCAGCACGGCAGAGCGCGGCATATCGTGAGACGGTGTCACAGATTGCGGCACTACGGACGATGCTGGTGCTACTCTGA
- a CDS encoding Nif3-like dinuclear metal center hexameric protein, translating into MLSCQLIMNALERIAPRRLAEDWDNPGLLVGSYAQKVGRILVALDVDDRITEEAIARGADMIVAHHPAIFRGIKQLRTDLPLGKRLAALLTHGIAVAAAHTNLDVARGGVNDVLAAHLGLEKLSSFVITSQEEGVTESLGRMGTLPAPMAIEDFARAVKERLSVSHVRLAAAAARPVRRVAVCGGAGAEFIDNAVRLGADVYVTGDVKYHDAQRAVEQGMHIIDAGHFGTEVPVLPVLAEQLRTELASERGEIEIFVTNTQRDVFDVII; encoded by the coding sequence ATGCTCAGCTGTCAGCTCATCATGAACGCGCTTGAGCGCATTGCGCCGCGCCGCCTCGCCGAGGACTGGGACAACCCCGGTTTGCTCGTCGGCAGCTACGCGCAGAAGGTCGGACGCATCCTTGTCGCGCTCGATGTCGATGACCGCATCACCGAGGAAGCCATTGCGCGCGGGGCGGACATGATCGTTGCGCACCATCCCGCGATCTTTCGCGGCATCAAGCAGCTGCGCACCGACCTCCCGCTTGGAAAACGCCTCGCCGCCCTCCTCACGCACGGCATCGCCGTCGCGGCAGCGCATACGAACCTCGACGTTGCGCGCGGCGGCGTGAACGACGTGCTCGCCGCGCATCTCGGACTCGAGAAGCTCTCCTCCTTCGTCATCACGAGTCAGGAGGAGGGGGTCACGGAGAGCCTTGGCCGCATGGGAACGCTTCCCGCGCCGATGGCGATTGAGGACTTTGCCCGCGCGGTGAAGGAACGACTCAGCGTCAGCCATGTGCGCCTCGCTGCTGCTGCCGCGCGCCCCGTGCGCCGCGTTGCCGTCTGCGGGGGCGCGGGTGCGGAGTTCATCGACAACGCTGTGCGGCTTGGCGCAGATGTCTACGTCACGGGCGACGTGAAGTACCATGACGCGCAGCGCGCCGTGGAGCAGGGCATGCACATCATCGACGCGGGACACTTCGGCACGGAGGTGCCTGTCCTGCCTGTCCTCGCCGAACAATTACGCACGGAACTCGCATCCGAACGCGGAGAGATTGAGATTTTTGTCACAAACACGCAGCGCGACGTGTTCGATGTAATAATATAG
- the lepA gene encoding translation elongation factor 4, with amino-acid sequence MDQKHIRNFSIIAHIDHGKSTIADRLIEYTGTLSEREMEAQVLDSMDLERERGITIKAQTVRLDYRGEDGEMYELNLIDTPGHVDFNYEVSRSLAACEGALLVVDAAQGVEAQTLANVYLALEHDLEIVPVINKIDLPSAEPDRVKHEIEDTIGLDTSAAVLASAKTGLGIKEVLDAVVAFVPPPEGDPSAPLRALIFDSYFDPYKGVIANVRVKEGTIKKGMKLKLMATGKTFEVTDVGCFRPQPVDTGALGTGEVGFIAGALKDVRDVRVGDTVTTAENPAAEALPGYRGVTPMVFCGLYPEDSKDYDNLREALEKLQLNDAALVFEPETSIALGFGFRCGFLGLLHMDVIQERLEREYNLGLIMTAPSVVYHVHRTDGTMVEVSNPADLPPTTEIDHIEEPCVKATVIVPKDYVGAVMEISQEKRGVFQTMDYLDAARVMVIYHIPLNEILYDYFDRLKSATRGYASLDYELIDYQTSNLVKLDILLNGDPVDALSTIVHRDRAVARGRQLAVKLKGIIPQQMFEIPIQAAIGSKIIARENVRARRKDVLAKCYGGDITRKRKLLEKQKEGKKRMKAVGSVELPQEAFMAVLKIDE; translated from the coding sequence ATGGATCAGAAGCATATCCGCAATTTTTCCATCATCGCCCACATCGACCACGGCAAATCCACCATCGCCGACCGCCTCATCGAGTACACGGGCACACTCAGCGAGCGCGAGATGGAGGCGCAGGTGCTCGACAGCATGGATCTCGAGCGCGAGCGCGGCATCACCATCAAGGCACAGACGGTACGCCTTGACTATCGCGGCGAGGACGGCGAGATGTACGAGCTGAACCTCATCGATACACCGGGACACGTCGACTTCAACTATGAGGTCTCGCGCAGCCTTGCCGCATGCGAGGGCGCGCTTCTCGTTGTCGACGCGGCACAGGGCGTGGAGGCACAGACCCTTGCGAACGTCTACCTTGCGCTCGAACACGACCTCGAGATCGTCCCCGTCATCAACAAGATCGACCTGCCGAGCGCCGAACCCGACCGCGTGAAGCATGAAATTGAAGACACCATCGGACTCGACACGAGCGCCGCCGTCCTCGCCTCGGCAAAGACGGGACTCGGCATCAAGGAAGTGCTTGACGCCGTTGTCGCGTTCGTCCCGCCACCCGAGGGCGACCCGAGTGCGCCACTGCGCGCACTCATTTTCGACTCCTATTTCGACCCGTACAAGGGTGTGATCGCAAATGTGCGCGTCAAGGAGGGCACGATCAAAAAGGGCATGAAGCTGAAGCTCATGGCGACGGGCAAGACCTTCGAGGTCACGGATGTCGGCTGCTTCCGTCCGCAGCCCGTTGATACGGGCGCGCTAGGCACGGGTGAGGTCGGCTTCATCGCGGGTGCGCTGAAGGATGTGCGCGACGTGCGCGTCGGCGACACCGTAACGACGGCAGAGAATCCCGCCGCCGAGGCGCTGCCCGGCTATCGCGGCGTCACGCCGATGGTCTTCTGCGGACTCTACCCCGAGGACAGCAAGGACTACGACAACCTCCGCGAGGCACTCGAAAAACTCCAGCTCAACGATGCCGCGCTCGTATTCGAGCCGGAGACCTCCATCGCGCTCGGCTTCGGCTTCCGCTGCGGATTCCTCGGACTCCTCCACATGGATGTCATACAGGAGCGCCTCGAGCGCGAGTACAACCTCGGGCTCATCATGACGGCGCCGTCCGTCGTCTACCACGTCCACCGCACCGACGGCACGATGGTGGAGGTCAGCAACCCCGCCGACCTGCCGCCGACGACCGAGATCGACCACATCGAGGAGCCGTGTGTCAAGGCGACCGTCATCGTGCCGAAGGACTACGTCGGTGCGGTCATGGAGATCTCGCAGGAAAAGCGCGGCGTATTTCAGACGATGGACTACCTCGATGCGGCGCGCGTCATGGTCATCTATCACATCCCACTGAACGAGATCCTCTACGACTACTTCGACCGGCTGAAATCCGCAACGCGCGGCTACGCCTCCCTCGACTACGAGCTGATCGACTACCAAACCTCGAACCTCGTGAAGCTCGACATCCTCCTCAATGGTGATCCCGTGGACGCGCTCTCGACCATCGTCCACCGCGACCGCGCCGTTGCGCGCGGCCGCCAGCTCGCCGTCAAGCTCAAGGGCATCATCCCGCAGCAGATGTTCGAGATCCCGATACAGGCGGCAATCGGCAGCAAGATCATCGCGCGCGAGAACGTGCGCGCGCGCCGCAAGGACGTGCTCGCGAAATGCTACGGCGGCGATATCACGCGCAAGCGCAAGCTGCTCGAAAAGCAGAAGGAGGGCAAGAAACGCATGAAGGCGGTCGGCAGCGTCGAGCTCCCGCAGGAGGCGTTTATGGCGGTGCTGAAAATTGATGAGTAA